GATGCCGAGGACGACCCCGTCGAGGCCGCCCACGCTGCCGGCCTCGGTCCGCGATCCTCCTGTGTGCACTTCGATCACCGCGCCACCGTCTGGCGGCTGTGCCCGCGCGGGCTCCGCGCTCAGAGCTGTGCCAGCGATCGCCACCACCGCCGACGCCACGGCGCACGACGAAGTCACCCCCGCGCGGTCGGAAGCGGCCACTGCGCACCTCCGTGCCGCGGTGTGCGTTTCGGATCCGCACGACCAACCCCCTGTTAGTCCTTCGCGTGAGGACAACGTGCCAGCGCGCCGACCGTAAGCCCGTGATCACGTCGCGTTCTCGTTTTCACTTTCCACGTCGCCCGGGCAGGTGAGGTCAGGAGCCTGCAGGACACCGCCGCGCCGTTGACCTTCCTCCACGAAGGCGACCTCGCCGCGTTCGCGCCCGGCAGCCCCATCGTCGACGTCTCCTGCGACGAAGGCATGGGCTTCAGCTGGGCGCGGACCACCACGTTCGCCCACCCGTCGTTCGTGGTCGGCGACGGCATCACGTACTACGCCGTCGATCACAGCCCGCCCTACCTGTGGAACTCGGCCACGTGGGAGATCAGCGAGGCCCTGCTCCCGTTCCTGGGGACGGTGCTCGGCGGACCGTCCGCATGGGACGGTGACGAAACTGTCCGCCGCGCCATCGAGATCCGCGACGGTGTCGTCCGGAATCCCGCCGTCCTGGCCTTCCAGGACCGCGCGGCGGAGTACCCGCACCTCGTGGAGTAGAGGACTGCGGTCGGCCCCTCCGCGGGAGGTGGACCGCAGCAGCACCCGTTGTGGCAAACCCAACCGCCCGGCTGGTGCTTCCGACATGCCGCAGCTACCGCAGGCTGGGAACTCGCCCTGGCCGACCTCGTCCTCAACGGCGAACACGTCGGCGCCAACGCCCAGTACCCCGGAATGCGTCACACTCTTCACACACTCAGCGCAGTCGTCGTGTACGCTCGGTGTTGACCGAGAGCATTTCGTGCGCGAGTGATTAAGCCTGCGCCGTCCTCGGCGCCAGTCCGGCCGGCAATCAGCGGTCGGAGACGGGAGCACCGACATGCTGTCGGGCCCGAACACCACACTCTCCACCCAACCGGTCACCGAGCCCCGACTACGGCTCAAACCGGCGGCACCCGCCACCGGACACGTCGACGGTGCGTGGTGGCCTCGGTCCCGCGATCTGGCCGCCGAACTGCCCGTGCTGCTCGCGGCGCTGGCCGCTCGGCTGGGACGCATCGACCGGGTCAGCTACCACCTCGGCGACTGGCCGGATCCACCCCGCGGCGTCACCTTCGGTGAGAGCGGCATCCGGCTCGAGGGATTCCGGTCGCAGCCATCCGCCACCTTGACGGTGATCGGCTGGGACCAGCACCGAACGACCCTGCTGGTCATTGCCGCGGAAACCGACCCTGACGCCGCACAGGACGCCCTCACGACCGCCGCGGACCCGGACAACACCAGCGACAGCACACATCTGCTGGCCGCCGCCGGGCACCAGCACACCAACAGCGGCGCGCCACTGCACTCCTGAACCACCCCGCCCACCGGGCAGCACCCACGAAAGGATCCTCTGATCAGTACGTCCACACTGGACAATTCGATGTTCAGCCACCCCATCGCCGAGCAACCCCGGCCCGGAGCGCTTACCACCTCCCCGGACGACCGGTACGGGAGCCTGTTCCGCCAGCCCGTCTACACCCCGACACCGCCAACCGACGGCGGGACAGCACGCGGCCCGCAACGGCGCCCCGGCACGGCGAGCACGTGGGCACGCGACCCGTCCGGACGCCGCGCCCGCCGATGACACCGGGCCCAGTGGCAACAGGCCGGGCGTGGGTTTCCACCGTCATGACAGCCGGGGCGAACGCGAAACCGGCTGGTGCCGTCACAGAGACCGGCGGCACGGCCTCAGTTGCGTGCGCGGCCTGCCAGCATGCCCAACACACGCACGATTCGATCGCACGCCGTTACTGCACGGCCACCGTGGCGGGTGGGTTCAACCGCCGATGCGTCTGCGTCGGCGGGCGCGACGAACCTGAGAAGGAAACATCATGACCACGGAAGTCGCCTTTGCGTCCCGGTACGACCTGCGCGTCAAACTGGTGCGAGATGTTCTGAAAGAGAACACGAAATTGTCAGACACCGCCTGTCAGGCCCTCGCTGTGCAACTACTGCACACCATGGACACGATTCCCGAACAGATGCGGTAAACAACCGATGTGCGCTCGGTCCTGTTGGTGCCGGGCGCTCCCATCGGTCGCACACACAGCGATCGTGCTGCCCTACCCGGCAACCAGCGCCGTCATTCGCGGCTGCCATGCCGGCGCTGGGCAACTCGCCTCCTCGACACCGTTGGTGTGTGTGCGCCGGGATGGCGTCGAATCATTTCAGCCGCACGAGGTGGCGTCTCAGCACGAGGTTGCGGTGGGTGATCGCCCAGCCGCCGCCGAGGGGGTAGCTGATCCGCTCGACCTCGTCCACGCGGTAGACAAAGCGGCGATGACGGCGAGCGATCCGGTGTCTGCGTCGCGGGAGCGCGGCCGCCATGCTACCGCCGCCGGTCGTGCTTGTTAACGGCCGTTCGACCGGGTAAGGCTGCGGTGTTTGCGGGCGGGTGTTTCAGCGAGCAGGCCGCGCTCGAGTTTGCCGAACCCGCGAGGCGCGGGGGTGTAGCCGGGGTTGAGCTTGCGGGCCAGGCGTTCGGGTTTGGGCCAGCGGACGTCGGTGACCCACCCGGCCTTCTCGATCAGCCAGATGATCCGGGCGGAGATGTCCAGCTGGCCGCGGCGAACCCCGTGACGGGCGCCGGTCGGATCGGCGTGGTGGGAGTTGTGCCACGACTCGCCCATGGACGCGATGGCCAACGGCCAGAAGTTCGCCGACTTGTCACGCGCGGCGTAGGGCCGGTCCCCGATCAGGTGGCACAGCGAGTTCACCTACCAGGTCACGTGGTGCAGGACCGCCACCCGCACCAGGCTCGCCCAGAAGAACGCCGTCAGCGCGCCCCACCAGGACATCGTCACCAGCCCGCCGATCAGCGCCGGGGCAAGCAGGGTGACCACGCTGAGCGCGGGGAACGAGCGGTCGATCCGGACGATGTCGCGGTCGGCGAGCAGGTCGGGCGCGAAGCGCCGCGCGTTGGTCTTCTCCCGGTCGACAACCAGCTCATGTGGGCAAGCCAGAAGCCCTTGACGAGCGCGGCGGCGGAAGTGCCGTAGCGCCACGGGGAATGCGGGTCGCCGTCGCGGTCGGCGTAGGCGTGGTGCCGGCGATGATCGGCGACCCAGCCGATCACCGGGCCCTGTATAGCCATGCTGCCTGCAACCGCGAGCACGATCCGCAGCCCGCGGCTCGCCTTGAACGCACCGTGGGTGAAGTACCGGTGGAACCCTATCGTCACCCCGAGCCCGGTCAGGAAGTAGAACCCGATCGCCAGGGCGACGTCGGTCCAGCCCAGGCCCCATCCCCACACGAACGGCACCGCCGCGGCCAGGGCGAGCAGCGGCACCACCGCGAACAGTTTCACCAGGAAAACTTCGGTCCGGGTCTTTTCACCCACCACCATCGGCTCCGCAGCCCTGGCCTGGGGCGCTGACCGACGTCCGATGGTATTCGTCATCTCCATCGCTCTTTATACTACTGACGTACCTGTTCGCTACTGCCGTACCTGTTCGCCCAGGTCCGGGCGATCAAGTTCGGAGTAGCCCGCCGATGGCCCGCCAAACATGTAGAAGATCACCACGGCGGTCTCGGGGTCGCCCTCTTCGGCGTAGTGGTGCCAGTCGACGCTGGTCTTCCCGTGCAGCCAGCCCTTGCCCTCGCAGGCGGGGCAGTCGACCTGTTTGTCGTGGTCGGAGTCGTCTCACATCGAAGCCGGAGCTGGTGAAGGTCGCCAAGTTCCTGCTAGACCGACGGCCCAAGGATGCGGCACGGCCATGTCCACGGTGCTCTTGGCTTCGAGCTAGCTGTTGCGGGTCGTGACGTTGGTGTCGGCTGACGGGGCCTGAGGATGGGGACGGGTCTTTCGGCGGCAGGATGAGAAGTGCGACCCACTCGTCCGCCGATCAGAAAGACCCGTCCATGCATCACCGTAATGCCCCGCTGTCCGTTGAGGGCCGCCGCCGGCTCGTCGCGCGCTGCCAGACCCGCCCGATCGCCCATGTTGCCGCCGAGATGGGCATCTCCCGCCAGTGCGCGAGCAAGTGGGTCAACCGCTGGCGCCGCCACGGCGAGACCGGTTTGCTCGACCGCCCGAGCGCCCCGCACCATCAGCCCACTGCGACACCCGCCGAGGTCATCACCCGGATCGAGCAGCTGCGCAGTCAGCGGAAGTACTCAGCCCGCCGCATCGCCACCGAACTGGCCGCCGAGGGTGTGACGATCTCGGTGCGGACCGTCGGCCGGTATCTGCTGCAGCTCGGGCTGAACCGGCGCCGGTTCCTCGACCCCACCGGAGCCACCAACCGGGAACCACGCCGGATCCTCGCCCGCTGGCCCGGGCACATGGTCCACCTGGACGTGAAGAAGACCGGCGAGATCCCCGACGGTGGTGGCTGGCGCGTCCATGGCAAAGGCAGCGACCAGGACAAACGGGTGGCCCGCGGCAAGACCCGCGGCGAGCGGGCCCGCTACACCTACCTGCACTCCGCGATCGACGGCTACTCCCGCCTGGCCTACACCGAAGCCCTGCCCGATGAGAAAGCCCGGACCGCGATCAGGTTCGTCCACCGCGCCCGCGCGTTCTTCGCCGCCCACGGCATCACCCACATCCACCGCCTCGTCACCGACAACGGCTCCTGCTACCGCGCCAACGACTTCGCCACCGTCCTACATGGAGCCCGCTACCAGCGAATCACGCCCTACACCCCATGCCACAACGGAAAAGTCGAGCGCTACAACCGCATCCTGGCCGAAGAATTCCTCTACGCCACATCTGGACCAGCGAAGGGCAACGCACCGCAGCCTTGACGGTATGGAACATCCACTACAACTGACGTGGTGGCATGGGCCCGGGCCCCGGTGCTGCAGTCTGGGGTCAAGGGATCGTGGCTGGGTTTGCTCGACTACAACCTGCCGCAGAAGGCTGGCTCCTTGGTAGCTTGCGCCCGCCGCGATCCCGCTCCGCGGAGTGGCTCAAGAGAGGTCTGCGACGCCGGACGTCAGTCTGCCCTCCTCGCTTCTTTCCGCTTCAGCGAAGGGAAATCTGGCCGGCATGGACCGTCACGTCGTCATTGGTATCGATCCACACAAGACCAGCTGGTATGCAGCAGTGGTCGACAGCCGACACCAACTGCTCGAAGAACTCAGGGTGCCGGCAAGCCGCGCCGACTACCGTGAGCTGCATCGTCTGGCCCGGCGCTGGCCGGGCATCCGCTGGGCGATCGAGGGCAGCAGCGGCCTGGGCCGGCCATTGACCCAGCGATTGATCGACGACGACATCACCGTCTTGGACGTGCCGTCCAAACTCACCAGCCGGGTGCGTCAACTGGCCACCGGGCACGGCCGCAAGACTGACCAGGTCGACGCCCGCTCGGTCGCGGTCGCCGCGCTCACCGGCGCCGACCGGCAGCATCGTCAGGACGACCACGCCGAAACCCTGCGGCTGCTCAGCGAACACCGGGACGAGCTCGTCCGACGCCGCACCCAGGTCATCAACCGGCTGCACGTGCTCCTGTCGCACTTGTTTGACGGCGGAGCACCTGCATCGTTGACGGCAGACCGCGCCGCTGCGCTGCTCGGCCGGATCCGCCGCGCCCGCGGGGCACGAGCGACCCGACGGACACTCGCAGTCGACCTGGTCGCCGAAGTCCGCCATCTCGACAAGAAGATCGCCACCGCGGAACAACGAGTATCGGACGCAGTATCCGAGACCGAACCGACGTTGCTGCAGCTTCCCGGAGTCGGTCCCGTCCTGGCCGCGCGCATCATCGGCCGTGTCGGATCACTCGACCGGTTCCCCAGCGCCAACCACTTCACCTCCTACTGCGGCACCGCGCCCATCGAGGTGTCCTCCGGCGACGTCACACGCCACCGACTCTCCCGCGCCGGCGACCGGCAGCTCAACCACGCACTGCACCTCATCGCGCTCAGCCAGGTCCGCCGCCATGCCCCAGCAAGGCAGTACTATCAGCGCAAACGCGCAGCAGGCAAAGTACACCGCGAAGCCATGCGCTGCCTCAAACGACGACTTGCCACTGTCATCTTTCGCCACCTCACAGCCGACCAACGGGCCGCAACACCCGCGCCGGCTTGACAGAGAGGAGCTACCACCGACCCCACACCGCCGCCGGAAACCGGCCCCCGGCCACCCGGCTCCACACCGGCGTCACCAACGTCAAAGCCTCATACAGCTAGACCGGCGCCGCTGCGCGTGGCTGGGTGCTGTCGGCTGCGAAACGACCGGGTCGCGGTAGCCACATCCCCCATCGAACGCCGGCGTGCGCTCCGAGAACGCGCGGCCACCTTCGGACTCACTGCGCGTGAGCATCACCAGGTAGTCCGCAACGTCGACGCGCCGGAGGCGGTGTCCGTCGGTGAGATCATCGCGGAGTTCCTCGGCGCAGCAGCGGCGGTCGCATAGCCCCGCGTGCGGGGATCGGGCCGCTCAGCCGTTCCTCGGACGACGGTGGCAGCCCGACCAGGGCTTGTCACCGTGACCCAGGGCTCCGCAGCGGTGCGAATGCGTTCGACCATGCGACGACCTGGTCGAGCATGCGGTGCAGCACCGGTTCGTGATGGTCGGCCGGCGCGGGTTCGGCGTCGGCGAAGTCCGTGAACAGCGACAGCGCGATCTGATCACGGACGTCGGCGATTTGCAGCTCGGCCATCACCAGGCGGAGCTGTTCGACGGCGCGCGTCGCTCCCAGCAGGCCGTAGCCTACGAAACCGGCGGCCTTGTTGTGCCACTCGTGGTACAGGAAGTCCAGCGC
The sequence above is a segment of the Amycolatopsis sp. 2-15 genome. Coding sequences within it:
- a CDS encoding DUF5994 family protein — protein: MLSGPNTTLSTQPVTEPRLRLKPAAPATGHVDGAWWPRSRDLAAELPVLLAALAARLGRIDRVSYHLGDWPDPPRGVTFGESGIRLEGFRSQPSATLTVIGWDQHRTTLLVIAAETDPDAAQDALTTAADPDNTSDSTHLLAAAGHQHTNSGAPLHS
- a CDS encoding RGCVC family protein, with protein sequence MTAGANAKPAGAVTETGGTASVACAACQHAQHTHDSIARRYCTATVAGGFNRRCVCVGGRDEPEKETS
- a CDS encoding DUF6307 family protein is translated as MTTEVAFASRYDLRVKLVRDVLKENTKLSDTACQALAVQLLHTMDTIPEQMR
- a CDS encoding IS110 family transposase codes for the protein MDRHVVIGIDPHKTSWYAAVVDSRHQLLEELRVPASRADYRELHRLARRWPGIRWAIEGSSGLGRPLTQRLIDDDITVLDVPSKLTSRVRQLATGHGRKTDQVDARSVAVAALTGADRQHRQDDHAETLRLLSEHRDELVRRRTQVINRLHVLLSHLFDGGAPASLTADRAAALLGRIRRARGARATRRTLAVDLVAEVRHLDKKIATAEQRVSDAVSETEPTLLQLPGVGPVLAARIIGRVGSLDRFPSANHFTSYCGTAPIEVSSGDVTRHRLSRAGDRQLNHALHLIALSQVRRHAPARQYYQRKRAAGKVHREAMRCLKRRLATVIFRHLTADQRAATPAPA